In the Paenibacillus pabuli genome, one interval contains:
- a CDS encoding class I SAM-dependent methyltransferase, translating to MNPKLQKKISNLENIERFPAEELLELLPVKKTDNVLDLGAGTGYISLSIAERVNTVYALDNDKDVLEYLETQAKERGIANIQSVVGDFKKIPLDNLDIAIASISLHEVQPLATALKEINRSLKDRGLLLCIELEKTETSTGPRVSSKDMEIAILDAGFSIVNKIYPSTKIANQSIYIILAQK from the coding sequence ATGAATCCAAAATTACAAAAGAAAATTAGCAATTTAGAAAATATCGAGAGATTTCCAGCAGAGGAATTATTGGAGCTTTTACCTGTCAAAAAAACCGACAATGTATTGGACCTTGGAGCAGGCACTGGTTACATTTCACTTTCTATTGCTGAACGAGTGAACACTGTATATGCGCTGGATAATGATAAGGATGTCCTTGAATATTTGGAAACCCAAGCGAAGGAGAGAGGCATCGCGAACATTCAATCTGTTGTAGGTGACTTTAAAAAAATTCCGTTAGATAACCTTGATATAGCTATTGCTTCAATTTCTTTACACGAGGTTCAACCACTTGCAACAGCTCTGAAAGAAATCAACAGAAGTTTGAAAGACAGAGGCTTGCTCTTATGTATCGAATTAGAGAAGACAGAAACTTCAACGGGTCCAAGGGTTTCTTCGAAAGACATGGAAATTGCAATCCTAGATGCTGGCTTCTCGATCGTTAACAAAATCTACCCGTCCACCAAAATTGCCAACCAGTCTATCTACATTATTCTGGCTCAAAAGTAA
- a CDS encoding sensor histidine kinase yields MTLKKRIFLLFFLSAFIPFISIFAISYYTIDSIFANKIDDGIRSNLQQVTSSLENSITNLNHVTQQLSYRGTIGKKLDEFLKPSSDILKLMEARDELKSELSVVTFTNPNIGLTLYYFQKDGTTQFGNFPIKDRFSPETLPVLFQTYGIKYYGPHISMNRFDDQLVLSAMRRVQQPERNDVYIYVESGFRLTQDTLRYNQYNGTLSHLILDGEGNIVYSEIPEAMKVGENFSSLTADPAKDGISRGYHWFKEESSQKWSVVSVISQAQYQQEKNQWLLQILLVALFFLGFTVFLAWLLWKMVYKPLGLFHSEINGMSQNPQTTGSRARTQIPEFDFLLGEFSNMQHQIGDLFKEVQQKEKIRADLEVEKLLYQINPHFLMNTLDTVHWLAVMNGQGEIDKLVQSLNKLLYYNLGKLGQVSTMEEEIDALRQYLILQQIRYDFEFDVRITADEQVLQIPVPRFILQPLVENSLYHGLSDEGFIQIEVTCNTTLNIMIQDNGAGMTEEVIHKLLNNRVAEQEKVGMGIGLNYVHRMLKSQYGDQAQLVIESELGTGTSILLILPIKGEDISA; encoded by the coding sequence ATGACACTTAAAAAAAGGATTTTTTTATTGTTCTTTCTCAGTGCGTTTATCCCCTTTATCAGCATATTTGCGATCTCTTACTATACGATTGACTCCATTTTCGCAAATAAAATCGATGATGGTATCCGCAGCAATTTACAGCAGGTGACATCCTCACTGGAGAATTCGATCACCAATCTGAATCACGTTACACAGCAATTGTCTTACCGAGGAACCATTGGCAAAAAGCTGGATGAATTCCTGAAACCTTCCTCGGATATCCTCAAATTGATGGAGGCCCGGGATGAATTAAAGAGCGAGTTAAGCGTGGTTACCTTTACCAATCCGAATATCGGTTTGACCTTATACTACTTCCAGAAAGATGGCACTACACAGTTCGGCAACTTTCCCATTAAGGATCGATTTTCTCCTGAGACTCTGCCTGTACTCTTCCAAACCTATGGCATTAAGTACTATGGTCCGCATATCAGCATGAACCGGTTCGATGACCAACTCGTTCTGTCTGCCATGCGAAGAGTACAGCAGCCCGAAAGGAACGACGTGTACATTTACGTAGAGTCCGGCTTCCGCCTTACACAGGATACCTTGAGATACAATCAGTACAACGGCACTTTATCTCATCTGATCCTGGATGGTGAAGGCAACATTGTGTACAGTGAGATACCGGAAGCCATGAAGGTCGGAGAGAATTTCTCCAGCTTGACGGCCGATCCTGCCAAGGACGGAATATCCCGGGGGTATCACTGGTTCAAGGAGGAATCGTCACAGAAATGGAGTGTCGTATCGGTTATTTCGCAGGCTCAATATCAACAGGAGAAAAACCAGTGGTTACTTCAAATATTGCTGGTCGCTTTATTTTTCCTCGGCTTTACCGTATTTCTGGCGTGGCTCCTGTGGAAGATGGTCTACAAACCACTCGGCTTGTTCCATTCGGAAATCAATGGGATGTCCCAAAATCCACAAACGACAGGAAGCCGAGCTCGCACCCAGATTCCCGAATTCGATTTTCTGCTCGGTGAATTTTCAAATATGCAGCATCAAATTGGCGACCTCTTCAAGGAAGTACAGCAGAAAGAGAAGATTCGTGCAGACCTGGAAGTGGAAAAACTGCTCTATCAGATCAACCCGCATTTTCTGATGAATACGCTGGATACGGTGCACTGGTTGGCTGTCATGAACGGACAAGGGGAAATCGACAAGCTGGTGCAGTCATTGAACAAGCTGCTCTATTACAATTTGGGCAAATTAGGACAAGTATCCACAATGGAAGAGGAGATTGATGCGTTAAGGCAGTATCTGATTTTGCAGCAAATCCGATATGACTTTGAATTTGATGTTCGCATTACTGCAGATGAACAAGTGCTTCAAATTCCTGTGCCTCGCTTTATTCTGCAGCCGCTGGTTGAAAACTCGCTTTATCATGGATTGAGTGACGAGGGTTTTATTCAAATCGAAGTGACATGCAACACAACGTTGAACATTATGATACAAGATAATGGAGCAGGCATGACCGAGGAAGTTATTCATAAACTGCTGAACAATCGTGTAGCTGAACAAGAAAAAGTAGGAATGGGGATCGGTCTCAATTATGTGCACCGCATGTTGAAATCACAGTACGGAGATCAAGCACAACTGGTGATCGAGAGTGAATTGGGAACGGGGACAAGCATACTGCTCATACTGCCTATTAAAGGAGAAGATATCTCGGCATGA
- a CDS encoding response regulator transcription factor, translating to MIKVLIVDDDKLVRKGISSAMPWNEFNMEVVGEASNGAKALDFLKNQPVDLMLTDLAMPVMSGIELMRATRQLYPELHIVVLTLHQDFDYIQEALRLGAIDYIAKVQLEKEQFEHVLQRIHTRIDGLKSTNLKMPSQNEINVYYPNVYVLVSQDRKSEQAWPIELTIHGDEIRWEIERNSWMWAASHCEEDQLFNHLKESLNQVPQSTLLVLSDVQERTWSQIKNWIMNYTETSLFYAYNPNDRIISVSMNEEETFSIEPQDDDINRIKQTWFQTPWTHHDSYYGQLIEQFKSLRLHKGQLMGLLYSIVMEWNHLFAQTTLGRIPMIHSFDSWYEVEEWMKQTAAGIRKADEQTSYSQEIIDAVKKAVIILQNDLEQAYTASALSQQLNISRSYFSQCFKDLMGKTFNEYSRFIRVEKSKEYLLNTNNTIFWIAERVGYTDEKYFSRIFRELTGLLPSEYRQLRREVK from the coding sequence ATGATTAAGGTACTGATTGTAGATGACGATAAGCTGGTTCGCAAAGGAATTAGCTCTGCGATGCCATGGAACGAGTTCAACATGGAAGTTGTAGGAGAAGCAAGCAACGGAGCGAAAGCACTGGATTTTCTGAAAAATCAACCGGTCGATCTGATGTTGACGGATCTTGCGATGCCGGTCATGTCAGGGATTGAACTGATGCGAGCTACGAGACAGCTCTATCCGGAACTGCATATCGTTGTCTTAACACTGCATCAGGATTTTGATTATATCCAGGAAGCGCTTAGGCTGGGAGCCATCGACTATATAGCCAAAGTCCAGCTGGAGAAAGAGCAATTCGAACATGTTCTGCAGCGTATACATACCCGAATTGACGGGTTGAAGAGTACGAACCTAAAGATGCCTTCGCAGAATGAAATCAATGTCTATTATCCAAATGTGTATGTACTCGTTTCCCAAGATCGCAAATCAGAACAGGCGTGGCCTATCGAGCTGACCATCCATGGAGATGAGATCAGGTGGGAGATTGAACGGAATAGCTGGATGTGGGCAGCATCCCACTGCGAAGAAGATCAACTGTTTAATCATTTGAAGGAGTCCCTGAACCAAGTTCCTCAAAGTACATTATTGGTTCTGTCTGACGTCCAAGAGCGAACGTGGTCGCAAATCAAAAACTGGATTATGAATTATACAGAGACGTCTTTATTCTATGCGTACAACCCCAATGATCGAATCATTTCCGTTTCGATGAATGAGGAAGAGACATTTTCAATAGAGCCGCAGGATGATGACATTAACCGGATTAAGCAAACTTGGTTCCAAACACCATGGACTCACCATGACAGTTACTACGGCCAACTCATTGAACAGTTCAAATCATTACGATTACATAAAGGACAGTTGATGGGATTGCTTTATTCAATCGTTATGGAGTGGAATCACCTTTTTGCCCAAACAACACTTGGAAGAATCCCCATGATCCATTCTTTTGATTCCTGGTACGAGGTTGAGGAATGGATGAAGCAGACTGCTGCAGGTATTCGAAAGGCCGATGAACAGACTTCGTATTCACAGGAAATTATCGATGCCGTGAAAAAAGCGGTGATCATCCTGCAGAATGATTTGGAACAGGCGTATACAGCTTCAGCTCTCTCCCAACAACTCAACATCAGCCGAAGTTATTTCAGTCAATGTTTCAAAGACTTGATGGGGAAAACCTTTAATGAGTACTCCAGATTCATCCGGGTAGAGAAGTCCAAGGAGTATTTGCTCAATACGAACAACACGATATTCTGGATTGCAGAGCGAGTGGGTTATACGGATGAAAAATATTTTAGCCGCATTTTCCGCGAACTGACAGGCCTTTTGCCAAGTGAGTATCGACAGCTACGCAGAGAAGTTAAATAG
- a CDS encoding sugar ABC transporter substrate-binding protein produces MRTKWSMKITPLTKRLAVLSMSALMVAFLAACGGSTNPPTAEEAGKYEVTPGDPFSAYKDEITVTMGRVTTANPKLPAGDTYENNAYTRLVKDTFNAQITDQFEANGEDYSRQVSLAIASGELPDMMRVDSKDELKELVDNDLIEDLTAIYDQYATDNIKQMYDSYDGRALDNATIDGRLMGLPATSLDSAPTMVWVRQDWLDLLGIQLDADGDGAISLGEVEKTAQEFLKRDPGQTGNPVGIPFVNTLNTTDYNASAYTMLGVASTEGAFPQYWMNGEDGKIVYGSTTEETKQMLGIMADWYKNGIIDPQFGTRTFDDITALYANGQSGIAFGPWHIPDWGLISVKQMDKDAKFSAYTLEDEDGNVNVAHANPSNQFIVVRKGYEHPELAVKILNLFYDKLANDKDVATTMPEAAKYQETGVDGSTRPFNIEVNSATSLLDDYSDVVRGIKGEIGLDEVRTTESKNNIGSIKTYLSDMDTDDVTAWSKYHSRINGVGLIDKLTQENKFVWMTPAYSGTTPSMKQTWANLTKLEQESFIKIVTGSEPLDYFDTFVSNWKKQGGDQVIQEIEDEIAAKQ; encoded by the coding sequence ATGAGAACAAAATGGTCCATGAAAATCACACCGTTGACGAAACGTCTCGCGGTGCTGTCAATGTCTGCCTTGATGGTTGCGTTTCTTGCGGCGTGTGGAGGCTCTACCAATCCTCCTACTGCAGAGGAAGCAGGGAAATATGAGGTAACGCCGGGGGATCCGTTCAGTGCCTACAAAGACGAAATCACCGTCACCATGGGACGGGTGACCACAGCCAATCCGAAACTGCCGGCTGGAGATACCTATGAAAACAACGCGTATACTCGACTGGTCAAAGATACATTTAACGCTCAGATTACCGATCAATTTGAAGCCAATGGCGAAGATTATAGCCGTCAAGTTTCGCTTGCCATCGCATCCGGGGAATTGCCTGACATGATGCGTGTTGATTCCAAAGATGAATTGAAAGAACTGGTTGATAATGATCTGATTGAAGATCTGACAGCCATTTACGATCAATATGCCACGGATAACATCAAACAGATGTACGATTCCTATGACGGTCGAGCATTAGACAATGCGACGATTGATGGACGATTGATGGGCCTTCCGGCGACTTCCCTGGATTCGGCACCAACGATGGTTTGGGTGCGCCAAGATTGGCTGGATCTGCTAGGGATCCAACTTGATGCAGATGGAGACGGTGCCATCTCGCTGGGTGAAGTAGAGAAAACGGCACAAGAATTCCTGAAAAGAGATCCGGGTCAAACCGGAAATCCGGTCGGTATTCCATTTGTAAACACACTGAATACCACCGATTACAATGCTTCTGCTTATACCATGCTGGGTGTTGCCTCAACCGAGGGCGCGTTCCCGCAATATTGGATGAATGGTGAAGACGGCAAAATCGTGTATGGTTCCACGACAGAAGAAACGAAGCAAATGCTGGGTATCATGGCGGATTGGTACAAGAATGGCATCATTGATCCCCAATTCGGAACCCGCACCTTTGATGATATTACTGCACTCTACGCCAATGGCCAGAGTGGTATCGCTTTTGGACCGTGGCATATCCCTGACTGGGGACTGATCAGCGTGAAGCAGATGGATAAAGATGCGAAATTCTCAGCGTATACACTCGAGGATGAAGACGGCAATGTAAACGTAGCACACGCGAATCCATCCAATCAGTTCATCGTGGTGAGAAAAGGATATGAGCACCCTGAACTGGCCGTTAAAATTCTAAACCTGTTCTACGATAAACTGGCTAACGACAAGGATGTCGCAACTACGATGCCCGAAGCCGCCAAGTACCAGGAAACCGGGGTAGACGGTTCGACCAGACCTTTCAATATCGAAGTCAACTCGGCGACATCACTGCTGGATGATTACTCTGATGTCGTTCGTGGAATTAAAGGAGAAATTGGCCTGGACGAGGTTCGCACCACCGAGTCGAAGAACAATATCGGAAGCATCAAAACGTACTTGAGCGACATGGATACGGATGACGTGACCGCTTGGTCAAAATATCATTCGCGCATAAATGGAGTTGGACTAATCGACAAACTGACACAGGAAAATAAATTCGTTTGGATGACTCCGGCTTACTCTGGCACTACACCAAGCATGAAACAGACGTGGGCCAATCTGACGAAGCTCGAGCAGGAATCGTTCATCAAAATCGTGACAGGTTCTGAACCGCTTGATTACTTCGATACATTCGTCAGCAACTGGAAGAAACAAGGCGGTGATCAAGTCATTCAGGAAATTGAAGACGAGATCGCAGCGAAACAATAA
- a CDS encoding ABC transporter permease produces the protein MKQGKLKARGRLGTGAMYHMMMLPGILFLLVFSYIPMVGVITAFQDYIPAKGMFGSEFVGLKHFIYMFKLPDIGQVVSNTLIIAIGKILLGTMMAIIFSVLLNEIRIKYVKKSVQTIVYLPHFLSWVVLASVVVNMFSLDGIVNQMLAFFGLENINFLGSNTWFQPLIIGTDVWKEFGYSSIVYLAAITSIDPGLYEAAGMDGASWWRKVWHITLPGMLPIILLMGVMSLTNILSAGFDQVYNLYNPVVYESGDILDTYVYRIGLVGRQYSFGTAVGLFKSVIGIVLLLSANQLAKKYTDRKIF, from the coding sequence ATGAAACAGGGGAAATTGAAAGCAAGAGGCAGGCTTGGCACGGGTGCCATGTACCATATGATGATGCTTCCGGGCATTTTGTTTTTGCTTGTATTCAGCTATATTCCAATGGTCGGTGTCATTACAGCTTTTCAGGACTACATACCGGCCAAGGGCATGTTCGGCTCTGAATTTGTAGGGCTGAAGCATTTTATTTATATGTTTAAGCTGCCGGATATCGGGCAGGTCGTCAGCAATACGTTGATCATTGCGATTGGAAAGATTTTGCTCGGAACGATGATGGCCATCATTTTTTCTGTTTTGTTAAATGAAATTCGTATCAAATACGTTAAAAAATCCGTGCAGACGATTGTTTATCTGCCGCACTTTCTATCCTGGGTAGTACTCGCATCCGTCGTTGTCAACATGTTCAGTTTGGACGGAATCGTGAATCAAATGCTCGCGTTCTTTGGCCTGGAAAATATTAATTTCCTTGGCAGCAACACCTGGTTTCAGCCACTAATTATAGGAACAGACGTGTGGAAGGAGTTTGGTTACAGTTCGATTGTCTACTTAGCTGCTATTACGTCAATTGACCCCGGTCTATATGAAGCGGCAGGAATGGATGGAGCCAGCTGGTGGAGAAAAGTATGGCATATTACATTGCCGGGTATGCTGCCTATTATTCTGCTGATGGGTGTAATGAGCCTGACCAATATTTTGAGTGCAGGTTTCGATCAGGTCTATAATCTGTATAATCCGGTTGTCTATGAATCGGGCGATATTCTGGATACCTACGTCTACCGGATTGGTCTCGTTGGGCGACAATATAGTTTCGGTACGGCTGTTGGCTTGTTCAAGTCCGTGATCGGCATCGTGTTGCTCTTGTCTGCGAATCAACTCGCCAAAAAATATACGGACCGAAAAATATTCTAA
- a CDS encoding carbohydrate ABC transporter permease, translated as MSYSANFKDRIGRFVIYAIVIMLALVCLLPLWNIVAISFSSSEAVSANAVGLVPVNFTTAAYTKIIDDAQFWRSFGISVLRVALALVLNMILIILMAYPLSKSKREFKGRNIYMNVMIFAMLFSGGMIPTYLLIKNLDMLNTIWALVLPGAVPIFSVILVMNFFSAVPKALEEAAFIDGANPLQVLFKVYVPVSIPALATVALFSIVGTWNDFFSGLIYMTKVSNYPLMTYIQSLNVNIADLLQAGTNSSELSNLTEISNKNLNAAKIVVAVIPLLLIYPLLQKYFVTGIVVGSVKE; from the coding sequence GTGTCCTATTCTGCAAACTTCAAAGATCGAATTGGCCGGTTTGTCATCTATGCCATCGTAATCATGCTGGCATTGGTCTGCCTTCTTCCATTATGGAATATTGTTGCCATTTCATTCAGCAGCAGCGAGGCCGTATCCGCCAATGCGGTAGGTCTTGTTCCGGTCAATTTTACAACAGCAGCGTATACGAAAATTATCGATGATGCACAGTTCTGGCGTTCCTTTGGCATATCTGTTCTGCGTGTCGCGCTAGCCCTTGTGCTTAACATGATTCTGATTATTTTGATGGCTTACCCGCTATCCAAATCGAAAAGGGAATTTAAAGGCAGAAACATTTATATGAATGTTATGATTTTTGCCATGTTGTTCAGCGGAGGCATGATTCCGACTTACCTGCTGATCAAAAACCTGGATATGCTCAATACAATATGGGCACTTGTTCTGCCAGGCGCTGTTCCGATATTCAGTGTCATCCTCGTGATGAACTTCTTCTCTGCTGTACCTAAAGCGCTTGAAGAAGCAGCCTTCATCGATGGGGCGAATCCGCTTCAAGTTTTGTTCAAAGTGTATGTTCCCGTGTCCATTCCCGCATTGGCGACAGTCGCCTTGTTCAGTATCGTGGGGACTTGGAATGACTTCTTCAGCGGTTTGATCTATATGACCAAAGTCAGCAATTATCCGCTTATGACCTATATTCAGTCCCTTAACGTGAATATTGCTGATCTGCTTCAAGCCGGTACGAATTCCAGCGAGCTCAGCAACCTGACTGAAATTTCGAACAAAAACCTGAATGCGGCCAAAATCGTCGTGGCGGTCATTCCACTGCTGCTGATTTATCCTCTGCTGCAGAAATACTTTGTGACAGGCATAGTTGTTGGATCGGTCAAAGAATAG
- a CDS encoding glycoside hydrolase family 13 protein translates to MENKKWWKETVVYQIYPRSFQDSNGDGIGDLKGIVSRLDYLQELGIGAIWLSPVCKSPQDDFGYDISDYQDIDPMFGSLEDMETLIHEAGKRDIRIIMDLVLNHTSDEHPWFQEAKKGKDNPYHDYYVWRDGVEGTPPNDLGSTFGGSAWEWVPEIGQYYLHLFSVKQPDLNWENPKVRQEIYDMINWWIDKGVGGFRLDVIDLIGKEPDAKITGNGPNLHKYIRELSKETFQNAEDLLTVGETWGATPEIAKLYSNPDGSEFSMVFQFEHIGLDEQEGKGKWDLKPLDVMELKKVLSKWQTELKGDAWNSLFWNNHDLPRIVSRWGNDGEFRSESAKMLATLLHGMQGTPYIYQGEELGMTNVQYGIEDYRDIELLNFYKERMGKGYSESSVMESIYAKGRDNARTPMQWDASDNAGFTQGEPWIKVNPNYKQIHAEESLNNPESIFHYYQKLIQLRKEHEVIIYGDYELVFPDDQNVFAYTRTLNGTKILVVCNFQGNTIELPLQEQLAETNELLISNYAGELPENVLRPYEARMYLTHA, encoded by the coding sequence ATGGAAAATAAAAAATGGTGGAAAGAAACCGTTGTATATCAAATATATCCGCGGAGTTTTCAAGATAGTAACGGAGATGGAATCGGCGACTTGAAGGGGATTGTGTCAAGGTTGGATTATTTGCAGGAGCTCGGCATCGGTGCGATTTGGTTATCACCCGTTTGCAAGTCTCCTCAAGATGATTTTGGGTATGATATTTCAGATTATCAGGATATCGATCCCATGTTTGGGTCTTTGGAAGATATGGAAACGTTAATTCATGAAGCCGGGAAACGGGACATTCGAATTATAATGGATCTGGTCCTGAATCACACGTCGGATGAACATCCTTGGTTTCAAGAAGCCAAAAAAGGCAAAGACAATCCGTACCATGACTACTACGTCTGGAGAGATGGCGTGGAGGGAACGCCTCCGAACGACTTGGGGTCCACATTTGGGGGCTCAGCCTGGGAATGGGTGCCTGAGATCGGGCAGTATTATTTGCACCTGTTTTCCGTAAAACAGCCGGATCTCAACTGGGAAAACCCCAAAGTCCGGCAGGAGATTTACGATATGATCAATTGGTGGATCGACAAGGGAGTCGGCGGGTTTAGACTGGATGTAATCGACTTAATTGGCAAAGAACCAGATGCGAAGATTACGGGCAACGGGCCAAATCTGCATAAATATATCAGGGAACTAAGCAAGGAGACGTTCCAAAACGCGGAAGACCTGCTGACCGTAGGAGAGACATGGGGCGCGACCCCGGAAATCGCCAAACTGTACAGCAACCCGGATGGCAGTGAGTTTTCAATGGTATTTCAATTTGAACATATCGGCTTGGATGAACAAGAAGGCAAAGGAAAGTGGGATCTTAAGCCTTTGGATGTGATGGAATTGAAAAAAGTGCTGTCCAAATGGCAGACGGAGCTTAAGGGCGACGCATGGAACAGTCTGTTTTGGAACAATCATGACTTGCCACGAATCGTCTCACGTTGGGGAAACGACGGAGAATTCAGGAGCGAATCGGCGAAAATGCTGGCGACCCTTCTTCATGGCATGCAAGGCACGCCTTATATCTATCAGGGTGAAGAATTAGGCATGACGAATGTGCAATATGGCATTGAAGATTACCGGGATATTGAATTGCTCAATTTCTATAAGGAAAGAATGGGGAAAGGTTACTCTGAAAGCAGCGTTATGGAGTCGATCTATGCCAAGGGACGCGATAACGCGCGAACACCTATGCAATGGGATGCTTCCGATAACGCAGGTTTTACACAAGGGGAACCTTGGATTAAGGTGAATCCGAATTATAAGCAAATCCATGCCGAGGAAAGTTTGAATAACCCTGAATCCATATTCCATTATTATCAGAAGTTAATTCAATTAAGAAAAGAACATGAAGTGATCATATATGGCGATTATGAGCTGGTTTTCCCTGATGATCAAAATGTGTTTGCTTACACCCGAACGCTAAATGGAACCAAAATCCTTGTTGTATGCAATTTTCAAGGAAATACGATTGAACTCCCGCTTCAGGAACAATTGGCAGAGACTAATGAGCTATTAATATCCAATTATGCAGGTGAACTGCCCGAGAACGTATTGCGTCCATACGAAGCAAGAATGTACCTTACACATGCGTAA
- a CDS encoding glycoside hydrolase family 13 protein, with product MKRVWWKEAVAYQIYPRSFMDSNGDGIGDIKGIISKLDYIQDLGIDLIWICPMYKSPNDDNGYDISDYCSIMDEFGTMAEFDQLLNEVHHRGMKLIMDLVINHTSDEHPWFIESRASLDNPKRDWYIWRDGKNGEEPNNWESIFGGSAWEYDEVSGQYYLHLFSKKQPDLNWANEEVRKSIYEMMNWWLDKGIDGFRVDAISHIHKEEGLLDMPIKEGVKYISSFEKHMNVKGIQRYLQEMKEETLSKYDVVTVGEANGVKVEDQEDLYDWICEVRGKFNMVFQFEHLDLWNNSTDRQLDVPKLKNVLTKWQKSLEGIGWNALFIENHDQPRKVSSWGNDAEYWYESATALGAMYFFMQGTPFIYQGQEIGMTNVAYPSIEDYNDVADQNLYQIKREEGMSHEEIMNIIWASSRDNSRTPMQWSSAEQAGFTTGNPWLKVNDNYVNINVEKQLQEPRSILHFYKQMIQLRKEYDTLTYGIYELLMPDHPSVFAYTRTLGEQQVLVVVNLTGQIAELGEEELNLNFSEIWLTNYESDKLPMMLRPFETIVGLSNKV from the coding sequence ATGAAAAGAGTATGGTGGAAAGAAGCAGTCGCTTATCAAATCTATCCGAGAAGCTTTATGGATTCCAACGGGGACGGGATTGGCGACATTAAGGGAATTATTTCAAAATTGGATTATATCCAAGATCTTGGTATTGATCTGATATGGATCTGCCCGATGTATAAATCACCCAACGATGATAATGGTTATGACATCAGTGATTATTGTTCCATTATGGATGAATTCGGCACGATGGCGGAATTTGATCAATTACTGAACGAAGTTCATCATCGGGGCATGAAACTCATCATGGACTTGGTGATCAATCATACCAGTGACGAACATCCGTGGTTTATCGAATCCAGAGCTTCGCTGGATAATCCCAAACGAGACTGGTACATCTGGAGAGATGGGAAGAACGGGGAAGAACCGAATAACTGGGAAAGCATCTTTGGCGGTTCTGCTTGGGAATATGATGAAGTTTCCGGACAGTACTATCTTCATTTGTTCTCCAAAAAGCAACCGGACTTGAATTGGGCAAATGAAGAAGTTCGGAAATCCATTTATGAAATGATGAATTGGTGGCTGGATAAAGGGATTGATGGTTTCCGTGTCGATGCAATCAGCCATATTCACAAAGAAGAGGGCCTATTGGACATGCCAATCAAAGAAGGCGTCAAATACATCTCTTCGTTTGAAAAGCATATGAATGTCAAAGGAATTCAGCGTTATTTGCAGGAAATGAAAGAAGAAACATTATCCAAATATGACGTGGTTACTGTCGGGGAAGCGAATGGCGTTAAGGTAGAGGACCAAGAAGATCTGTATGATTGGATCTGTGAAGTCCGGGGCAAGTTTAATATGGTCTTCCAATTCGAACACCTTGACCTGTGGAATAACAGCACGGACAGGCAGCTTGATGTTCCCAAATTGAAAAATGTCTTGACCAAGTGGCAAAAATCGCTGGAAGGCATCGGCTGGAATGCTCTATTTATTGAAAATCACGATCAGCCTCGCAAAGTTTCATCCTGGGGAAATGACGCGGAGTATTGGTATGAAAGTGCCACCGCGCTTGGAGCCATGTACTTTTTCATGCAGGGAACCCCATTCATCTATCAGGGGCAAGAGATCGGCATGACAAACGTGGCTTACCCTTCCATAGAGGATTATAACGACGTAGCCGATCAGAACCTATATCAGATCAAACGCGAAGAAGGGATGTCGCATGAGGAGATCATGAACATCATTTGGGCTTCGAGTCGCGATAACTCCAGAACGCCGATGCAGTGGTCATCGGCAGAACAAGCCGGTTTCACCACCGGTAATCCATGGCTTAAGGTGAATGACAATTACGTTAATATAAATGTAGAGAAACAACTTCAGGAACCACGTTCCATTCTACATTTTTATAAACAAATGATTCAGCTGCGAAAAGAATACGATACGTTGACATATGGTATCTATGAGCTTCTTATGCCAGATCATCCTAGTGTATTTGCTTATACACGTACATTGGGAGAGCAACAGGTGCTGGTCGTAGTCAATCTTACTGGACAGATCGCGGAGCTTGGAGAAGAGGAGCTTAATCTGAACTTCTCCGAAATTTGGCTTACCAATTACGAGAGTGACAAGCTGCCAATGATGCTGCGACCGTTCGAAACAATTGTTGGTTTAAGCAATAAAGTATAA